From the Helianthus annuus cultivar XRQ/B chromosome 17, HanXRQr2.0-SUNRISE, whole genome shotgun sequence genome, the window TGTATAAAATACTGACAACACCGACAACTATGAATGTTACATGAAAATTTTATGTTTATGAAATTAATTTTGTAAATTTATTGGGCTTCCGTGCGACATAAATGCAAACGTGAACTCAAAACGCGATGGTAGGAAACGCATCGGCAACGAAACGGAAGCGACGGAGACGCTTGTCGCCTTCGAAACTTACATTTTACGCTATATTTAGCTCCGTGATAAAATCTTAAATAACCATAGTTGAAACCGGATCGGAAACGGAGTAAAACGATGAACAACGCGTTTTACGCAATTTAGCGCAAACGACGGTCAAACGCACAAACAACGACTACCGACcgtattttatgtattttaatACAAAAAATTTATCTTTTGACGTTAAACGGAGTTCGGGTTTTGAcaacgggtctcgtaggaattacgggccacttacacatgagatgggcttgtgggccttgggcccaagcccaaaacccacaagcctaaacctgcacATAATATATTAGATATTTTCCTTAAAATCTTAGCAAGATCTTACTAAATCTCTTCAAATCTCTACAAGATCTGTACAAAAGATTTTTGTCTCAAGTTGGACACACAAGATCTTATAAGATCTCTTTAACATATCAACCACATCTCTATAAAAAGGTCCatatgtgacaaccggtgatttacggctcttaattgCGTGATTAACAGACGATTAACGcgaaaataaatagtgtttacggcgcaaattaacttaattagggcCTCAGTAAGCTTAGGAACGCTTATGCGGTTCTACAGTGCACGTGTGACGATCTGCGAAGATACTGTTGGAAATTAAACAATAATAAACTGAAACCGTACGAAATACTGACGACACCGAAAAATATGGATGTTACAAGAATATTTTATGCTTATGGAGTATGGGTCGCGATATcaggtctcgtaggaattacgggccacttacacatgagatgggcttgtgggccctgggcccaagcccaaaacccacaagcctaaacctgcacATAATATATTAGATTTTTCCTTAAAAATCTTAACAAAATCTAAACAAAATCTGTGCAAAATCTTCCATAATCTCTATGAAATCGAGATAATAGATTTTGTCTCTAAAATTTGAAACACACAAGATTTACCCAATCGTTATAAAATCTCTACATCTCTATATATATATCCTACACCCACTCATCTCCACCAACACAAATcaatatacacacacataaaGCAGACTACCTCTCACCTTCTACCCTCTCCCTCTCTCGATTCCTTCTGCTCACCCACAACAAAATTTGAGCATCTCATTCCCCCTctcaaaacacaaaacaaaacacaggAAATCATCTTCTCCAAATCAAAAACCTTGCCTGCCTTCCACTCTCTCTCGATTACATATTAAGCAACATCAGACTTCATTCCTTCTTTTCTTGTGAAAGAAACCCAAACCAAACACTCACTCAGCCAACCCCCCTGCTTCGGTGGATAGAACGGACCACCACCACGTCCGGTGGTGGTACGACGACGGAACATAAAAAGAAGGAGGGCGACGGCGAGGAGAGAGAgacagaagagagagagaggaaatgGTGGCAGTAGTGAGCGACGATGAACAACCGTCGTTGCGGCGACGGTGGTGTGGGTTCGACACACACTTGGTTGCTGTTATGTTGAAGACAGAACGAGGAGAAGAGAGCTGAGACGAACAAGAGACTTAGACGGGAGAGAGAGAGTGACCGGAGCAAGAATGGAGGTGCCGACCACCACACGCGGCGGCGGCCGGCGGTGTCGGCGACTGTGGTGGTCATTTTGCTGCCTTTCTGTACAATCTTGGGTCCAACAGGTATGTGAGTCGATTTAGGCTTCAAGCATGGTGATTCAGTTTGAGTTTTGGATTCACAGGGTTCGTTTTGGTTCGAGTCTCGGGTCAGTTCGGGCTCTTCGGGTCAGCCACACTTCGGGTCAGATTCAGTCAAAGTCAACAACTCGGTTCGAGTTTGGGCAACCGCGGTCAACAGATTTTGGTTCGGGTTCAGATTTTTCGTATACGGCTCCGGTCAACTCGGGTCAAACACAGCTAACCCAGTTTACTCGGTTAACTCCGTTaacccggttgactcggtcaactcagacccggtcaactcagtcaacgttCCGACACAAAGATTCGGTAAAGGATTTAGAATGAATAATATTTACGTTAATTATTCCCTATGTTTATTACGTGATGACGAGCTCGAACCGATGGATTATAGTTACATTTGATATATTTAACAAAATTAATTATCTTGATTATTGAATCTTGATTGAATTTTGTTAAAATAatgacaacttgtgttgtcggggccgtccaaaaacagaggaaactctgcccgttttttgaGAAAATCTAAAAACAAAACGCGTTTTATTGTAAAACGACAACTAACGAATTCAAGCAACCTTCGTAAAACAAGACATTATGTACGACAACAACTTGCAACATCACGAAAGCAACGATTCGGATATTATATTTTTGGCaaatcttttataaaataaaaggtGATATAATATTCTCAACAATTCTTTCGAGTATCAAACACTATGAATTCTTTTCTAAAATAAATatgatttatatatttatttcaaatatcaaacgACGTGGTTTCATTTTATacaataaatatagttatatatctATTCATTTCAAGTATCGAACAACACGATTTcgtcttataaaataaatatagtttatatatttatttcaaatatcacaCGACACGAGTTCgttcttataaaaataaatatagttttatattATTTCAAGCTTCAAACAACTTGATGATACTTTTGCaaaatagatataactttttatttaaacgcctaaacggcatatacaTTTGACATATAGTATACGAAACTTAACAAGTATAACTTAATCATGTTTATTAAGTTAACAACTTATCGTCGAATCgttcagttaacgattcggtagagctcggtaacacgtagtttagttaccgcttttgcttagaaacttataagatattccgtgttaggaatattgtagaatgcacgctagcaagtcaagtcttcgaaacgacatcacgaagtcgtatttagctagctttgcacaggaatattcaggtgagttcataaccccacccttttacggttttacattcttctaaatgtttttggggtggaaagacatgcactttttgcaaagcatacgaGAATTACATATTTCCAAACCATGTTGCAAGCAAGTTTTAACAGACAcgaatggtttacgaaaagcttatgtcttataccggtttttcaaacaagcgtatttttcgaaaTATGCATACACACAAATTCTAAACctagtgagttcatgctcccccttttctttaactgtttttggttttataacttcgggggtgaaatacatgttacaactgttacaatgtttacaaatggtatgatggagtacaaaaacattcaagtgaaacattctagatcatgtctcgaatagggtaccataagcaccattaatcaacataTACATTTAGACCGCGGAACaaaaaaggttagatctaatgggtttcaggcaaccccactcttggcctacttctaccaatgagtgcttctgtgtttcagtcaaagtcgacaaaaatgcctaggtttggtggcttcctatgtcgtgacacatgttagtggccttgcaaaccactaacGATCTCAAACATTCATAATATTCAGTTACAGATATATTCTACTTgatacattcaaacattcatagtaCTCAGTTACATTCTACATGatacatacaaacattcaaagtactcagttacagatacgttttacaagatacataccaacattcatagtactcagttacagatacgttttacaagttacataccatgttttcatacaaagtttccatataacttgacaagaaaatgattttaaattcgttttctcaacaatacttcaaaaaccggttattcaaaaagatttatttcaaatcttttacaaacaaactatgaactcgctcaactttatgttgattttttgcatgtttctttctcaggttacttttcaaACAATGGAACGATTGAAATAGGAGAACCATTGGAGAtgcgagtacttagtggcgttcgcATTCTaaaagtcttagcttatttgcttccgctatgcaatgaagataccaatcgccaatgctctgatatttcggggtgtgacagattggtatcagagctataggttacagcgaatagggttttctgtagagatacctaggctctaacctcgcCTTTCCTCTGGGAACTTAGAATACTAAAACCTGAATACATATAGAACGCATAGTACTCGAATAtagtctccaaccgttgccgaaaaacaaacagccaagattttgttttcaaacatacgctattgTGGTGTTTTACACATGGTACACAAAAACAATTACATACAATAttt encodes:
- the LOC118489238 gene encoding uncharacterized protein LOC118489238 produces the protein MVIQFEFWIHRVRFGSSLGSVRALRVSHTSGQIQSKSTTRFEFGQPRSTDFGSGSDFSYTAPVNSGQTQLTQFTRLTPLTRLTRSTQTRSTQSTFRHKDSEYCRMHASKSSLRNDITKSYLASFAQEYSGYFSNNGTIEIGEPLEMRVLSGVRILKVLAYLLPLCNEDTNRQCSDISGCDRLVSEL